AATAGTCCTGGATTGCGTTTCCTGAAATAAGGAGACATTTTCATTAGGTTAATCAGAGGATTGGATAGTAGCCACATACCAGGTTTTGAAGGTAGTGATTGTTCCTCAGGGGTTATGCTTTACACAGCTCGGATTTCCTAAAAGATAATCATTACATGAAGTACTTTAACTCAGTAGCATTTAGTTGTGGCTTAGAAATGCTGATATCATACACTTTATTTTTCGGTTCTCTTGTTTCTTACTCCCATCTCTACTTCTCCAGCTTTAGAATTTGAGTCATTTAAGTATGTGTTTGCTTCATTCCTGTTTGGGGGCTGATTTGTACTCTTCAAAGAGTTTTGTCAGCTTTAGATCTCTGAGGGATAGATTGCCAGAGAAGGGGAAGTTTCAGTCCAGGCATATGTGCAGAGCCTTGATCAATTGAGGAAAGGAAAGGCTGTTTTACACAAGAGAGAAGCTGATGTTGTTTATGCACTTCCTAGGTAGTTAGAAACAAACCTGTGGCAAGGCAGGCTCCTGGCAAACGGAAGTGCAATTGTCGGCAAGAGATGCGGACCACCCAGCTGGGCCCTGGGCGCTTCCAAATGACCCAGGAGGTGGTCTGCGACGAATGCCCTAATGTCAAGTAAGTGAAAGCACCTTCTTTGTTCTACCAAGAAACACTTGTTAATTTCGTTCATCTAGCCAAACACTAATGGTCCATACTAGATCTttctctgtcccctccccacTGCCATGTTCTGCAAAAGGATAGAGCAAaacaatgtacattttttttgaaGTATTTGTAAATATCTCCTTTTATGTTTCTGAACTAACAAGCAGTGCCCTTTATTTCTGATACATTTTCGACAAGTATTAatgcttcattttcttccttcttgtaCTATTAGAGCAGccttatatgtttataaatgtatAGTAGCTTCACCCTGGATTTTAGCATATAGAAGATGTAAATGATTATCAGATAGTTTTGTCAAGTAGAGGCACACTACAGTCTTCCAAGAAAAAGCTCTGATAAAATAGAATATAACTTTATCTATATCTgatgttttgtttatattttcattatttttctcctcttttaatTCTCTTTACCTCAGACTAGTGAATGAAGAACGAACGCTGGAAGTAGAAATAGAGCCTGGGGTGAGAGACAGCATGGAGTACCCCTTTATTGGAGAAGGTGAAATATtgatatttgattttttgattgTGATAACTTTTTGCTCTCTGCTTGTTTGTGAATACCTCTCACCCCTGCCTTACTCCATCTTAATGTTCACATAGTAAACGCATATATAATTTCCAACACTCTTCGGCCAATTTTAGGATATACAAAGCCTTTTGTTTACCTGAAGCAGTAGCATTACCGTTTATCCTTTGAATGTCATGGCCAAAAGTTATTATGAGGTAGCCTAAGTTTCATCAAAATTTAGGGTGTTCAGACCTTAATGAGTTTTAATTCAGCAATGAAAGAAGATATGTAACTCTAGTTGGCATTAATAAGATGCTCTCAGGACCTCACCTTTAGACTTAAGTttaaaactctaaaaataaaaaaagctttaaGACTTAGGTTCAGGAGACCAGTGTATCATTCTTTGTTTAGGAAATGGGTCAAGTTATGTACTGCTGTATCTGAGGCAAAGGTGATGATTTCTAATAATCTGAAACTTGATACAACCAGGCAGAGACACTGCCGTCACAGATTTGACAGGTCAATGCCCAAAgtagtggattaaaaaaatgtatctgtTGCCAAATAGATTTGTGGTATTCAACTTGTATGATTTACAATATGCGGTAATCTGCTCTGACTAGGTGAGCCTCACGTGGATGGGGAGCCTGGAGATTTACGGTTCCGAATCAAAGTTGTCAAGTAAGTAATCTAATTTTAGAGGTCTTCTCAGATGAGTCAAATTATAGAGACGTAGGTGGCCACCAGAGCAGTTAgacttttttctctgtttcttaccCTTATTACCCTAAACGATGATTTGTAACTCCTCTACAAGGCTGAAAACTTGGGGTTGGGCCCTAGGATTGAGCcccagttatttatttacttaggacttaaaaatgcaaaagatgtTGGAAGGAAATAATTGATAAGTAAGGAgttataaaagagaaacaaacaagatAGGGAGTCAAAGCTGAGATTTTAGCTGAAGAAGTATGGCACCATACAAGAATAGGAGACTTTTCCATAGACAGAACCTTCTACATAATATGCAGCTTCTGTAAAGAGAGAGCTTTTCTTTTGTGAGCTTCTCTTCAGCATGAAGTGCTGCTTAGACAGTTTTGCCTGGGACTCCGGCTTTCTTGATTACTGTTTCTATCTTGTTACCACTTTGGAAACCAGTAATATCTCTGCCTCTGTAAGGAGTCATCAAAACAGGGTTCCCACCAGATTATGGAGAAATGGCCTCCCACTGTCTGGGACTTTGCCTTCCTGCACTCTTTAATCTCAGTGTTGTTTTCCCCAGCTTCTTTACCTACCTTGTCTTTATCACCACTTCttagagaaactggaacatgtGTTGTTTCCTGAATAAACCTGACACCTTCCTTGTCTTTGCCAGAATTCCTTCTCACTCTAtttccccttccctccacccATTTTATCTGCATTTCTACAGCCAACTTAGTCTTGTGAGCCCAGCTCAGGAAAACTTCTGTAGACCTATTTCTGAAGATGATCTCCCCAGAAgctgcctttctctctttttccataATCTAATGATTATAGTTTTACTTATACTCTGGCTTTTGCTGATTGTGTGTTCCTTAACAGTAGCATTTAATAAGACTTAAACAACTTTATATTCTCGATTAATACTACACACAAAAGTATGTCtaagaaatgtttattgttgGAAAGAGTGGTGTTCACCTTTTTCCAAGATTTTTCTAACAACTGTTTGAACTTAAAGTTGAAAATTAATGATTTTTACCTTATTCTGTTTTTAGGCACCCAATATTTGAAAGGAGAGGAGATGATTTGTACACAAATGTGACAATCTCATTAGTTGAGTCACTGGTTGGCTTTGAGATGGATATTACTCACTTGGATGGTCACAAGGTAAACAAACCAATTTACTCATTCTGCATCCTTTTGAAGCCTTTATGTGGGTAGTTTTGAGATGTATCAGCTGTTTCAGTCATTGAGAACCAGATGGACTCCTTTCTTGGTCGTATTCTGCCGTCTGTACTTACTCTGCTGCTGAGCATACTGCAATAACAGTGCCAGACCTTTCAGCTACTCAGAATGGATTGCACGGCCTTTGACAATCTTGTCCTTATAGTTTCTATTGACGAAAACCtttctttgtttacttgttttcgtgtttgatttttcttctttaaaatcctTTGTTCTTGACTCACATTGTCCTAATGGTATTTCCTTTgctccttcattctttctttttgctgAGCTGTGACATTGGCTTTGTGTACCAGTGCTCACTAGAAGCTGTGTGATGTACTTCAGATGTACCGCTCCTGCTGCAGTACATTCCCTTTGGTTTTCTAGGTACATATTTCCCGGGATAAGATCACCAGGCCAGGAGCGAAGCTATGGAAGAAAGGGGAAGGGCTCCCCAACTTTGACAACAACAATATCAAGGGCTCTTTGATAATCACTTTTGATGTGGATTTTCCAAAAGAACAGTTAACAGAGGAAGCGAGAGAAGGTATGGcatattattgtgtgtgtgtgtgtgtttgtgtgtgtgtatgtgtgtgtgtgtgagatgagaAAAGGACGGCAATAGAAGAACTCTCCAgtgacatgagacatcaatcattAATGCTAGTAGAACACTAAGATAGGAATGAACTCATCTTTCTCTGTAAAGGCGATATATTAAAAATCCTGCATCTTTGTGTTACAAAAGTCTGTGTAAGCTGTGCTTCAAAACCTAGGGAGTGATAGAGTATATGGCAGTGAAACAGAATCACTTAAAACAAATGAACTGGACCACACTGTAAAAGGGAGGATGAGGTAGACTGAAGAAAGATTAGAAGCTTATGGGTGCATGTCTAGGATGACTGGTTGAGAAGAGGGCCCCACTGGGGGTCCTAAATAGTAAGAGAAAGGAGAGCAATGAAGGAGGTAAAAACTGAAAAGAGGATACAGAAGAAGGAATGGAAGACTGAGCTGAAgagttttctttcccttttgatTGCCTCTTCTCAGTCCTCATTTCATAGAGCTTTGTGGGACATGTATGTGGTATGTGGGCCTAAAAGAGAGACAAGGGATCATCCTGgacacacacgtgcatgtgtgGGGTTACCTACATGCGATTACGTTGGAGATTGGTAGTTATTTAATTCACATCCATGTTTGTCATAAGGCCTTTTATGAGCCTTTTCTTGAAATATGCTCTTTAAACGCTAGGAAAGTAACATTTTTTTGTTAATGGagtcatttgttcattctttcttcAGGTATCAAACAGCTACTGAAACAAGGGTCAGTGCAGAAGGTATACAATGGACTGCAAGGATATTAAGAGTGAATAAAATTGGACTTTGtttaaaataagtgaataagCGATATTTATTATCTgcaaggtttttttgtgtgtgtttttgtttttattttcaatatgcaTTTAGGCTTAATTTTTTTATCTAATGATCATCATGAAATGAATAAGAGGGCTTAAGAATTTGTCCATTTGCATTCAGAAAAGAATGACCAGCAAAAGGTTTACTAATACCTCTCCCTTTGGGGATTTAATGTCTGGTGCTGCCGCCTGAGTTTCAAGAATTAAAGCTGCAAGAGGACTCCAGGAGCAAAAGAAACACAACATAGAGGGTTGGAGTTGTTAGCAATTTCATTCAAAATGCCAACTGGAGAAGTctgtttttaaatacattttgttgttatttttttcatgacTCCTGTTTCTTCTGTGAGCTATTTGGGTTGTCCTCCCATCAAGCAAGATGGATGCACACGCATGCAAAAGAGTGATATAGATCCAGTCCCCATGCCCAGTTACACATACGGCATCTGCTAGAAAGGAGCTTGGAAGAAACTGAATGGTTGATTGGGGTCCGTGAATGAAGGTTACACAAAGATCTAATTGTCCTTGaagtatattttctctcatttaatttgGGAATAATAATCTGATATGGACACTTTACTGTTTAGAAAGCACCTttcatgtatataatttcagttgACCTCATGGTTAGAAAGCCTTTGGTTTGTTTAGGAACAAGGACTACCACTGGTTCTAGAAAAGGAATTTAGAGTTGCAAATTATGTTTGCTCATCTCATGGCACCCAATTCAGATGCTATGTGACGAGTACATTTGACTTTTGAATCTCCCTCATTTTCACATATATAGTCACATCACACTCTACTTTTCATGTACTTTGGACTTTTTGTCTCTGCTAGTGAGTATTTCAATTCTGTTTAACAACTGCTGTTGCATATTGTGTGTGGAGCTGCCTTCTAGCCATCAGCATAGTTCTAGCAGCATCCCTGCCTTTGGGCTATACATATCTTAGAAatcaccaggcgtggtggctcacacctataatcccagcactttgggaggccgaggcgggtagatcacgaggtcaggaattcaagatcagcctggccaacagggtgaaaccccgtctctactaaaaatgcaaaaattagccggccacggtggtgggcgcctgcaattccagctactcaggaggctgaggcaggagaattgcttgaacccgggaggtggaggttgcagtgaggggagatcgtgccactgcactccagcctgggtgacagagcaagactccatctctaaaaaaaaaatcaagtgaaacCACACAAATACGTATGTAAGTTTAGTGGACTTTTTGTACCTGTAAGATTCATTATGTACTGAATTGCCTCTAGTTGAGCATTTCTCAGGAGTGATCATCATTTCCTTTATATATCAGCCCCGGAGAAGTCTTGATCATTATCTGCACTTACTAATCCCCATTTTTCCAGGATGTATGCAAGGGTCAGTCATGATACTAAGAGCTAGAGCTGCTAGTCTTGGTGAGAAAGACCCCATAGGGATAATGTGTTTCCTACAAAGAAGAATGTTAATGGGGCTTTGTCACTCCTGGGCTTTGTCACTCCTTTTTATCCATTGTCTAGATTGTCGTGATTTAATAAGTTAAAGAATATTCTTTCATTATTGGACTCTGAGCTTCAGGTAGCTTTAAGTGCTTTATCTGAGGCACATTGTAATTTGGAAAGATTTATATTAAAGTTCCATAGATTTTCTTAAGAAGGGAAGATAAACACCGTAGAGGAAGGATGCTAGGTAATTAATGTGGAAGAACAGATAATAGTGTCTTCAGTTCTGCAAGGAAAAAAGCCATTCCAGGGAGCTATGCAATGAGGCTGAAAGGATGCTTGGCCTGGAATCAGACTTAATCGCTATGACTGAGGAAGCTTgttagcctcagttttctcatctgcaaaatggagataatgaaggGGGATATTTTTGTGCTTGGTCTTTTATGCATCTTAAACATCTTTTTGGGCTACTCAGAGATTTATTCACTTACATATACTCCTGCCCCTTAGCTGCATTCACTATTGGTTAGGTGCTGGATTGCCAAATCCTAGATGGATATTAGTGCTCAGAAATCACTGAAAAGGGAACAGGATTTGGAAACTTAAAACCTGTTTGAAAAGGTCCAATGGGTGTTACTAGAAATGGGAATGGAAAGATgataattttattctattccttGAAAAAAAGCTGCTATTGGCTCCAGTAGCAACCTTTACCATGAACAAAAGATATCCAAGGGCTCTGAAAGATAAGCAAGAGAAGAAGACACCACTTGGTAagtgttcactttttaaaattctagtatTTTAGTCACTGAAATTGCTCCAGGACTCACAGTGAAGGGTTGGACACAGGTCACAGGCAGTGGGCACCAGTACAGCTTCCATCATGAGTTTAGATGTCAAAGAGCCCCGACACTTTCTTATTCCATTAacagaaatgaaatatttctgaGTGGTATAACTTTAAGCACAGTTCTTCTAATAATGCAGCCAGCCTGAGAATGACATAATTTGGGGGCAGTCTCATCACACTGAGTGTCAGTGAAAACCCTCTAGAGCTGCATAGTCCAATCTGGTAGCCACATGTGGcaattgagcacttgaaatgtggctcatCCAAACAGAGGTGCTATGAAGcataaaatacacactggattttgaagacttagtataaaaaaaagtaaaatgtctcAATTTTATATTGACTACATGTTTAAATGATAGCATTTTGAATACAACTGgtgaaataaaatagattattaaaaacaaaatatattactaaaattcACCtgagttgttttcactttttagaaTTTGGCTAATAGGAAATTTTAATTACGTATGTAgttcacattatatttctgtGGATTGCACTGCTCTAAGAGTCTCGCCCAGGCTGTGCCAGGTCACTCAACAGAAGTTGACTAGTACTTT
This region of Gorilla gorilla gorilla isolate KB3781 chromosome 2, NHGRI_mGorGor1-v2.1_pri, whole genome shotgun sequence genomic DNA includes:
- the DNAJB11 gene encoding dnaJ homolog subfamily B member 11, with protein sequence MAPQNLSTFCLLLLYLIGAVIAGRDFYKILGVPRSASIKDIKKAYRKLALQLHPDRNPDDPQAQEKFQDLGAAYEVLSDSEKRKQYDTYGEEGLKDGHQSSHGDIFSHFFGDFGFMFGGTPRQQDRNIPRGSDIIVDLEVTLEEVYAGNFVEVVRNKPVARQAPGKRKCNCRQEMRTTQLGPGRFQMTQEVVCDECPNVKLVNEERTLEVEIEPGVRDSMEYPFIGEGEPHVDGEPGDLRFRIKVVKHPIFERRGDDLYTNVTISLVESLVGFEMDITHLDGHKVHISRDKITRPGAKLWKKGEGLPNFDNNNIKGSLIITFDVDFPKEQLTEEAREGIKQLLKQGSVQKVYNGLQGY